One region of Corvus hawaiiensis isolate bCorHaw1 chromosome 12, bCorHaw1.pri.cur, whole genome shotgun sequence genomic DNA includes:
- the LRP3 gene encoding low-density lipoprotein receptor-related protein 3 isoform X2 → MRVNLFLTGKIESAVTSLAACSGELEQHTERRGVIYSPSWPSNYPPAVNCSWYIQGDHGDMITISFKNFDLEDSQKCAVDWLMIGPSSKREEYKVCGSSIPPSFISARDHVWIFFHSDASSSGQAQGFRLSYIRGKIGQSVCQSDEFHCANGKCIPSTWKCNSMDECGDNSDEKNCTVPPTDPPSSICPSGMFQCSAAHSTKCLMNELRCNSVKDCGDGSDEDNCPDLSCGKRLGNFYGSFASPDLFRADHSRSDLRCTWYVDTQDNRHVLLQLDLQLGYNDYVKVYDGIGERGDKLMQTFSHHNNRHSVSVESSKGQLTVSYHARSKSTGHGFNATYQVKGYCLPWEHPCGSDEECFTDKQHCDGWWHCPNGKDEENCPACQKNEYPCEGNSGLCYSILDRCNNQKNCPDGSDEKNCFTCQPGNFHCGTNLCIFETWRCDGQEDCQDGSDEHNCLVIVPRKVITAALIGSLVCGLLLVIALGCAFKLYSLRTREYRAFETQMTRLEAEFVRREAPPSYGQLIAQGLIPPVEDFPVYNASQASVLQNIRTAMRRQMRRHSSRRSSSRRRLGRLWNRLFHRPRVRGQIPLLTPARTSQTTLGDGIISSADGTVRSPAPSPEGPSLEANGQARGPQEAGCSSVQPETEITEPSPSNILHPNTCTAAHAEPEAGYTDKSLNADSDRELKQSSKVDTGKAFRDPLSESVTETIHGGSVSRRTVPEDNSLSGSHPLSEDPCRLPLKKWESGYPDSPMNVHIQVDGQNHCCPNSYQEEPLDVHAACCHSVEVPMLQSSTSLSENNTSDDESLLVC, encoded by the exons TTTTAAGAACTTTGATTTGGAAGACTCTCAGAAGTGTGCAGTAGACTGGTTGATGATTGGCCCATCTTCCAAGAGGGAGGAGTACAAAGTGTGTGGATCTTCCATACCTCCATCTTTCATCTCTGCAAGGGACCATGTGTGGATATTTTTTCACTCAGATGCATCAAGCTCAGGACAGGCTCAGGGATTTCGCCTTTCTTATATTAGAG GAAAGATAGGTCAGTCTGTGTGCCAGTCAGATGAATTCCATTGTGCAAATGGGAAGTGTATTCCCAGTACTTGGAAGTGTAATTCCATGGATGAGTGTGGGGATAACTCAGATGAGAAAAATTGCACTGTCCCTCCAACAGACCCTCCATCCAGCATCTGTCCCTCAGGAATGTTTCAGTGCAGCGCAGCCCACTCCACCAAATGTTTGATGAACGAGCTGAGATGTAATTCAGTTAAAGACTGTGGTGATGGTTCAGATGAAGATAATTGTCCTGACCTTTCCTGTGGCAAAAGGCTGGGTAATTTTTACGGATCTTTTGCTTCCCCAGACTTATTCCGTGCTGATCACAGCAGATCAGACCTTCGTTGCACATGGTATGTGGACACACAAGATAATCGGCATGTTCTGTTGCAGCTCGATTTGCAGTTAGGCTACAATGACTATGTAAAGGTGTATGATGGCATTGGAGAGAGAGGTGATAAATTAATGCAGACGTTTTCGCACCACAACAATAGGCATTCAGTGAGCGTGGAGTCATCAAAGGGCCAACTCACTGTCTCGTATCATGCCCGCTCCAAGAGCACTGGCCATGGATTCAATGCAACGTATCAGGTGAAAGGCTATTGCCTTCCTTGGGAACACCCTTGTGGAAGTGATGAGGAGTGTTTCACGGATAAGCAGCATTGTGATGGCTGGTGGCATTGTCCAAATGGCAAGGATGAGGAGAATTGTCCCGCTTGCCAGAAGAACGAATACCCATGTGAAGGAAACAGTGGGCTTTGTTACTCAATACTTGACCGCTGTAATAACCAGAAGAACTGTCCAGATGGCTCAGATGAAAAAAACTGCTTTACTTGCCAGCCAGGAAACTTCCATTGTGGGACAAATCTGTGCATCTTTGAGACTTGGCGCTGTGATGGCCAAGAAGACTGCCAGGATGGAAGTGATGAACATAACTGCCTGGTGATCGTTCCCAGGAAGGtcatcacagctgctctgattGGGAGTCTCGTGTGTGGCTTGCTGCTAGTGATAGCACTGGGTTGTGCGTTTAAATTATATTCTCTGAGGACCAGGGAATACAG AGCATTTGAGACTCAGATGACGCGACTGGAAGCAGAGTTTGTGCGGCGGGAAGCTCCACCTTCCTATGGACAGCTGATTGCACAAGGACTTATTCCCCCAGTTGAAGACTTCCCCGTATACAATGCATCACAA GcttctgtgctgcagaacaTTCGAACAGCCATGAGGAGGCAGATGAGACGACACTCGTCAAGACGGAGCTCATCTCGGCGGCGCTTGGGCAGGCTCTGGAACAGACTCTTTCACAGACCTCGGGTGAGAGGACAGATCCCACTCCTGACTCCTGCCCGCACCTCACAGACTACACTGGGTGATGGAATCATCAGCAGTGCTGATGGGACTGTTCGGAGTCCTGCACCTTCCCCAGAAGGACCTAGTTTAGAGGCAAATGGCCAAGCCAGGGGCCCACAGGAAGCTGGATGTAGCAGCGTGCAGCCAGAGACTGAAATTACAGAGCCATCGCCTTCCAACATCTTACACCCAAATACTTGCACAGCAGCACATGCAGAGCCTGAGGCTGGATACACTGATAAATCCTTAAATGCTGACTCTGACAGAGAGCTTAAGCAGTCCAGTAAAGTAGATACAGGAAAGGCTTTCAGAGATCCTTTATCTGAAAGTGTTACAGAAACGATCCATGGTGGGTCAGTATCCAGGAGGACCGTCCCAGAGGACAATAGTTTAAGTGGAAGTCATCCACTGAGTGAAGATCCATGTAGATTACCCTTAAAAAAGTGGGAGTCTGGTTATCCAGACAGCCCTATGAATGTTCATATCCAAGTGGATGGACAAAACCACTGTTGCCCTAACTCATACCAGGAGGAGCCTTTGGATGTTCATGCGGCTTGTTGCCATTCTGTGGAAGTGCCAATGTTACAGTCATCTACTTCCCTCTCCGAAAACAATACCAGTGATGATGAATCTTTACTTGTTTGCTAA
- the LRP3 gene encoding low-density lipoprotein receptor-related protein 3 isoform X3, protein MNFKNFDLEDSQKCAVDWLMIGPSSKREEYKVCGSSIPPSFISARDHVWIFFHSDASSSGQAQGFRLSYIRGKIGQSVCQSDEFHCANGKCIPSTWKCNSMDECGDNSDEKNCTVPPTDPPSSICPSGMFQCSAAHSTKCLMNELRCNSVKDCGDGSDEDNCPDLSCGKRLGNFYGSFASPDLFRADHSRSDLRCTWYVDTQDNRHVLLQLDLQLGYNDYVKVYDGIGERGDKLMQTFSHHNNRHSVSVESSKGQLTVSYHARSKSTGHGFNATYQVKGYCLPWEHPCGSDEECFTDKQHCDGWWHCPNGKDEENCPACQKNEYPCEGNSGLCYSILDRCNNQKNCPDGSDEKNCFTCQPGNFHCGTNLCIFETWRCDGQEDCQDGSDEHNCLVIVPRKVITAALIGSLVCGLLLVIALGCAFKLYSLRTREYRAFETQMTRLEAEFVRREAPPSYGQLIAQGLIPPVEDFPVYNASQASVLQNIRTAMRRQMRRHSSRRSSSRRRLGRLWNRLFHRPRVRGQIPLLTPARTSQTTLGDGIISSADGTVRSPAPSPEGPSLEANGQARGPQEAGCSSVQPETEITEPSPSNILHPNTCTAAHAEPEAGYTDKSLNADSDRELKQSSKVDTGKAFRDPLSESVTETIHGGSVSRRTVPEDNSLSGSHPLSEDPCRLPLKKWESGYPDSPMNVHIQVDGQNHCCPNSYQEEPLDVHAACCHSVEVPMLQSSTSLSENNTSDDESLLVC, encoded by the exons TTTTAAGAACTTTGATTTGGAAGACTCTCAGAAGTGTGCAGTAGACTGGTTGATGATTGGCCCATCTTCCAAGAGGGAGGAGTACAAAGTGTGTGGATCTTCCATACCTCCATCTTTCATCTCTGCAAGGGACCATGTGTGGATATTTTTTCACTCAGATGCATCAAGCTCAGGACAGGCTCAGGGATTTCGCCTTTCTTATATTAGAG GAAAGATAGGTCAGTCTGTGTGCCAGTCAGATGAATTCCATTGTGCAAATGGGAAGTGTATTCCCAGTACTTGGAAGTGTAATTCCATGGATGAGTGTGGGGATAACTCAGATGAGAAAAATTGCACTGTCCCTCCAACAGACCCTCCATCCAGCATCTGTCCCTCAGGAATGTTTCAGTGCAGCGCAGCCCACTCCACCAAATGTTTGATGAACGAGCTGAGATGTAATTCAGTTAAAGACTGTGGTGATGGTTCAGATGAAGATAATTGTCCTGACCTTTCCTGTGGCAAAAGGCTGGGTAATTTTTACGGATCTTTTGCTTCCCCAGACTTATTCCGTGCTGATCACAGCAGATCAGACCTTCGTTGCACATGGTATGTGGACACACAAGATAATCGGCATGTTCTGTTGCAGCTCGATTTGCAGTTAGGCTACAATGACTATGTAAAGGTGTATGATGGCATTGGAGAGAGAGGTGATAAATTAATGCAGACGTTTTCGCACCACAACAATAGGCATTCAGTGAGCGTGGAGTCATCAAAGGGCCAACTCACTGTCTCGTATCATGCCCGCTCCAAGAGCACTGGCCATGGATTCAATGCAACGTATCAGGTGAAAGGCTATTGCCTTCCTTGGGAACACCCTTGTGGAAGTGATGAGGAGTGTTTCACGGATAAGCAGCATTGTGATGGCTGGTGGCATTGTCCAAATGGCAAGGATGAGGAGAATTGTCCCGCTTGCCAGAAGAACGAATACCCATGTGAAGGAAACAGTGGGCTTTGTTACTCAATACTTGACCGCTGTAATAACCAGAAGAACTGTCCAGATGGCTCAGATGAAAAAAACTGCTTTACTTGCCAGCCAGGAAACTTCCATTGTGGGACAAATCTGTGCATCTTTGAGACTTGGCGCTGTGATGGCCAAGAAGACTGCCAGGATGGAAGTGATGAACATAACTGCCTGGTGATCGTTCCCAGGAAGGtcatcacagctgctctgattGGGAGTCTCGTGTGTGGCTTGCTGCTAGTGATAGCACTGGGTTGTGCGTTTAAATTATATTCTCTGAGGACCAGGGAATACAG AGCATTTGAGACTCAGATGACGCGACTGGAAGCAGAGTTTGTGCGGCGGGAAGCTCCACCTTCCTATGGACAGCTGATTGCACAAGGACTTATTCCCCCAGTTGAAGACTTCCCCGTATACAATGCATCACAA GcttctgtgctgcagaacaTTCGAACAGCCATGAGGAGGCAGATGAGACGACACTCGTCAAGACGGAGCTCATCTCGGCGGCGCTTGGGCAGGCTCTGGAACAGACTCTTTCACAGACCTCGGGTGAGAGGACAGATCCCACTCCTGACTCCTGCCCGCACCTCACAGACTACACTGGGTGATGGAATCATCAGCAGTGCTGATGGGACTGTTCGGAGTCCTGCACCTTCCCCAGAAGGACCTAGTTTAGAGGCAAATGGCCAAGCCAGGGGCCCACAGGAAGCTGGATGTAGCAGCGTGCAGCCAGAGACTGAAATTACAGAGCCATCGCCTTCCAACATCTTACACCCAAATACTTGCACAGCAGCACATGCAGAGCCTGAGGCTGGATACACTGATAAATCCTTAAATGCTGACTCTGACAGAGAGCTTAAGCAGTCCAGTAAAGTAGATACAGGAAAGGCTTTCAGAGATCCTTTATCTGAAAGTGTTACAGAAACGATCCATGGTGGGTCAGTATCCAGGAGGACCGTCCCAGAGGACAATAGTTTAAGTGGAAGTCATCCACTGAGTGAAGATCCATGTAGATTACCCTTAAAAAAGTGGGAGTCTGGTTATCCAGACAGCCCTATGAATGTTCATATCCAAGTGGATGGACAAAACCACTGTTGCCCTAACTCATACCAGGAGGAGCCTTTGGATGTTCATGCGGCTTGTTGCCATTCTGTGGAAGTGCCAATGTTACAGTCATCTACTTCCCTCTCCGAAAACAATACCAGTGATGATGAATCTTTACTTGTTTGCTAA